The following is a genomic window from Hydrogenobacter sp..
GAATTTAAACCTTTCAAGTAGCTCCAGCAAAAGCCTGTAGCCCTTGTTGTTAATGTACCGTGTGGAATTTAAACGGATAGAATACTAAAATTAGATAAAAGGAAAGATTTTCAACCTTTCTTCTGATTAAAAGTTACAAAGCCTCTTCGGGTACTCTAGCTCTTTGGAGTATTTTGACAACAACCCATCTTTTAGTTTTTGAAAGTGGTCTCGTTTCTCTGATCAGAACAAGATCACCAATTTTACATTCATTATTGGGGTCATGAGCGTGATATTTCTTGCTCCTTATTATGTGCTTTTTGTAAATAGGGTGCGGTACTTTTCTGTCAACTTTTACCACAACGGTCTTTTGCATTTTGTCACTTACTACTGTTCCCACAAATTCTTTTCTTTTCATGATACCTCTCCT
Proteins encoded in this region:
- the rpsQ gene encoding 30S ribosomal protein S17, which produces MKRKEFVGTVVSDKMQKTVVVKVDRKVPHPIYKKHIIRSKKYHAHDPNNECKIGDLVLIRETRPLSKTKRWVVVKILQRARVPEEAL